In the genome of Anabrus simplex isolate iqAnaSimp1 chromosome 6, ASM4041472v1, whole genome shotgun sequence, one region contains:
- the LOC136875376 gene encoding LOW QUALITY PROTEIN: MOG interacting and ectopic P-granules protein 1-like (The sequence of the model RefSeq protein was modified relative to this genomic sequence to represent the inferred CDS: inserted 1 base in 1 codon; substituted 1 base at 1 genomic stop codon) yields MYFIASSWDSVEPVIIANCFKKAGFGGGTNSNVMKVGDEQPLCWKTIQEKMEIASSFNDFTAIDDMAIDQICKETRAGDEEIEEEEVEEENPPRPSCKSGKGDSTKSETSTVDVKKEERIDEEKGDPLKETTKVPDGETKVEEKEECNDAKVSSTDDKKDGEKERKPETGDLDQKSVESQSEKKGDSENNKEGSGDSLKTGEDKAESKGSETSTPASSGGKSESKPDSEKDKDKVQKVPTYIDNPLGKFFSQIGVNLVQEYVXELLRYQKRKRVREGGKGNATTQFAINSVIKNLELSKGNNEPFHLEQRKCEYCSFKTESTLVMAQHLETPHMRNYVYRCNFCPLEVRSPHDILFHMEAEHNVRGHLERAPAFHQCPNCPFEDNQKGKLTRHLMSCSKKHKPEKNQKPPPDWEPPAKIPRIARSHPTALGLGAAAXQAMAANKNAQHPLLPKLIPGAAMGSPPNPMGRGRGRPPIHSRYMSDMKVPQQQPIAPTQIRQNMMYRPGGPSSQPQVLLPATYEIAGSQIYQVVGSQGQEMPMMLGNVPSVPRLTLMPPSAASASSSVPTPVVLVPNIAAGNNSITIQSAANNKNPAAKLLQQPSISITPLPRQPTGTLPNPMHTKHTGQAGLPGHPGNLSNKATFVICEICDGYIKDLEQLRNHMQWIHKVKIHPKMIYNRPPLNCQKCQFRFFTPGEFFTDQGLERHLLGSHGLVTSSMQEAANKGKDGGRCPVCGRVYQWKRAGPITQ; encoded by the exons ATGTACTTCATTGCCTCATCGTGGGATTCAGTggagcctgtaataatagcaaattgcttcaagaaagcaggcttcggtggtggtaCCAACAGCAATGTTATGAAAGTTGGTGATGAACAGCCTTTGTGCTGGAAAACTATACAGGAGAAGATGGAGATTGCCAGTAGTTTCAACgacttcactgccattgatgataTG GCCATCGATCAGATCTGCAAGGAAACTCGGGCAGGAGATGAGGAGATTGAAGAAGAAGAGGTTGAGGAAGAGAATCCCCCAAGaccatcttgca AGTCTGGAAAAGGTGATTCTACAAAGTCTGAAACCAGCACTGTTGATGTGAAGAAGGAAGAACGAATTGATGAAGAAAAGGGTGATCCACTAAAGGAGACTACAAAGGTTCCTGATGGGGAGACAAAAGTGGAAGAAAAGGAGGAGTGTAATGATGCCAAAGTTAGTTCTACAGATGACAAGAAAGATGGAGAAAAGGAAAGGAAACCAGAAACTGGGGACCTCGACCAAAAATCTGTAGAAAGTCAATCTGAGAAGAAGGGAGatagtgaaaataataaggaaGGTTCTGGTGATTCTCTTAAGACTGGTGAAGACAAAGCTGAAAGTAAGGGTTCAGAAACATCAACTCCTGCGTCAAGTGGGGGGAAGAGTGAATCAAAACCTGACAGTGAGAAAGATAAGGATAAGGTGCAAAAGGTGCCAACGTATATTGATAACCCACTCGGAAAATTTTTCTCCCAAATAGGTGTTAATTTAGTTCAGGAATATG CAGAGTTATTGCGTTATCAGAAGAGAAAACGTGTGCGTGAAGGTGGTAAGGGCAATGCCACTACACAGTTCGCTATTAATTCTGTGATAAAGAACCTAGAACTTAGTAAAGGAAATAATGAGCCATTCCATTTAGAACAAAGGAAATGCGAGTATTGTAGTTTTAAGACGGAATCAACTTTGGTTATGGCTCAACACTTAGAAACCCCTCACATGCGTAATTATGTTTATCGGTGTAACTTTTGTCCTTTGGAAGTTCGTAGTCCACACGATATATTATTCCACATGGAGGCCGAACATAATGTTCGTGGTCATTTGGAACGTGCTCCTGCTTTCCATCAATGTCCAAACTGTCCATTTGAAGACAATCAGAAAGGTAAACTGACTCGCCATTTGATGTCCTGTTCTAAGAAACACAAGCCTGAAAAGAATCAAAAACCACCACCTGACTGGGAGCCTCCTGCAAAGATTCCTCGTATTGCCCGAAGCCATCCCACTGCTCTTGGGCTTGGTGCTGCTGCTTAGCAAGCTATGGCTGCCAACAAGAATGCCCAGCATCCTTTGTTACCGAAGTTAATACCtggagcagcaatgggttcaccaCCTAATCCTATGGGCCGTGGCAGAGGCCGACCTCCCATTCATAGCAGATATATGTCGGACATGAAGGTCCCTCAGCAGCAACCGATTGCACCTACGCAGATCCGGCAAAATATGATGTATCGACCTGGTGGTCCTTCATCTCAGCCTCAGGTGTTACTACCTGCTACATATGAGATTGCTGGCAGTCAGATTTATCAGGTGGTGGGCAGTCAAGGCCAGGAGATGCCAATGATGCTGGGTAACGTTCCTTCTGTGCCACGACTTACATTGATGCCACCTAGTGCAGCCAGTGCTAGCTCATCTGTACCCACCCCTGTTGTCCTGGTGCCCAACATAGCAGCAGGCAATAATTCCATCACGATACAGAGTGCTGCAAACAACAAGAATCCAGCTGCAAAGCTTCTTCAGCAGCCTAGCATTTCAATTACTCCACTTCCTAGGCAGCCTACTGGAACGCTGCCTAATCCTATGCACACTAAGCATACTGGCCAAGCAGGACTTCCAGGCCATCCAGGCAACTTGTCTAATAAAGCCACATTTGTCATCTGTGAAATCTGTGACGGATACATTAAGGACTTGGAACAGCTGCGAAATCACATGCAGTGGATCCATAAAGTTAAAATCCACCCGAAAATGATCTATAATAGGCCACCACTGAATTGTCAGAAGTGTCAGTTTAGAttcttcacaccgggcga attcttcaCAGATCAAGGATTGGAGAGGCATTTGCTTGGTTCACATGGACTCGTCACTTCAAGCATGCAGGAGGCTGCTAATAAAGGAAAGGATGGTGGTCGATGTCCAGTATGTGGCAGGGTGTatcagtggaagcgtgctgggcccataacccagtga